Genomic segment of Myxococcus stipitatus:
ACGTGCGCCCCACGCCCGCCAACCGACGCGCCGCCTGACGTCACTGACATCCCTGCGCATTCTCGCCCGACTGCGCGCACGGCCACGCGGGGCGGAAGGGCACCGCCCACAGCGCCTCGTTCATGGGCATGTCCCCGGCGAGGAAGAACACCTCGTTGCCCGCGCGAACGAACGAGCGCGGGTCCGACGACGACGTCCCGGGCGCGATGTCCGTCAGCCGGCGCGTCCGCCACAGCCAGCCGTCGCTGGTCCAGGCCTCACGGCCATGGCGCGTCGTCGTCGCGGAGAAGAACAGCCAGCCGTTCTCCGCCGTGAGCTGCTCCGGGTCGCTCCCCCTCGAGCCCCACTCGATGTCCCAGACCATCCACGTCCCCAGCGCGGAGCCGTCGCTGCGCCACAGCTCGCGCCCGCGCCAGCCATCCTCGGCCGCGAAGTAGAGCACGCCATCCATCACGACGAGGCTGGTCGGCAGCGAGCCCTTGGGCCCCGGCCAGATGTCGCGAACCAGGCGCGTCCCCGACGACGAGCCGTCACTGCGCCACAGCTCGCCACCGTGGCGCGTGTCCCCCTGCTCCCCGAAGTACCCGTCCGAGCCCGCCACGAAGAACAACATGTTGTTCATCGACGTGAGGTACGACGGAATCTCTCCGGTGAAGTCGCGCACCTTCTCCGCGGAGCCGGGACGGTCCGACGTCACCCACAGCTCCGCGACATCCGTCCCGATGTCTCGCAGGAAGAACAGGCGGGTACCCACCGCCGTCAGCGAGAAGAACACCCCCACGGGGGAGTGGTAGTGCGCGCGCGCCAGTCCGCGGGGGTCCACGCTCCACAACACCGCGGAGTCCGCCGAGTACGCCACCAGCGCAATCCGGTCTCCCCACGCCACCAACCCCGTGAGCTGACGCCAGCCGGCGCCGGGCTGGAACTCGTGCACCAGCTGCGTGCCCACGTCCGTGCCGTCCGTGCGCCACAGCTCCTGGCCGTGCTCGAAGTCCTCCGCGACGAAGTAGATCCAGTTCCCCACGCGGGTGAGCGCGCGCGGCGCGGAGCCTCGCTCCCCCTGCCACACGTCCTTCACCATCACCGTGCCCGCGGCGGTGCCATCCGTCCGCCACATCTCCGGCCCGTGCTGACCGTCATCCGCGACGAAGAGCACCCACTTGCCCAGCGGCGTCAGGAAGCGCGGCACCGAACCCATGGGCCCGGGACGGATGTCCTTCACCACGTTCGCGCACTCCGCGCCTCCAGCGCTGCTGCTCCACAGCTCGCGCCCCTGCTCCACGCCTTCCGCGCTGTAGAACAGCCGCCCCTCGCCTCGCGCCAGCCACTCCGGCTTCGAGCCCGGAGGCCCCACGCGGTCCGGTCCACACTCACGGCGCGCCGTCGGAACCTCGACAGCCAGCGGCCCCTCGGGCTCGGCCTCCAGCGCCGCCTCCACCCCCACGACACTCGAGTCGCGCCCCTCCAGCGGAGCACCACACCCCACCGCGGTGAGCCCCCCCAACACAACGGACACAAACATCGGGATGCCACGCCATGCCTTC
This window contains:
- a CDS encoding ELWxxDGT repeat protein, yielding MKAWRGIPMFVSVVLGGLTAVGCGAPLEGRDSSVVGVEAALEAEPEGPLAVEVPTARRECGPDRVGPPGSKPEWLARGEGRLFYSAEGVEQGRELWSSSAGGAECANVVKDIRPGPMGSVPRFLTPLGKWVLFVADDGQHGPEMWRTDGTAAGTVMVKDVWQGERGSAPRALTRVGNWIYFVAEDFEHGQELWRTDGTDVGTQLVHEFQPGAGWRQLTGLVAWGDRIALVAYSADSAVLWSVDPRGLARAHYHSPVGVFFSLTAVGTRLFFLRDIGTDVAELWVTSDRPGSAEKVRDFTGEIPSYLTSMNNMLFFVAGSDGYFGEQGDTRHGGELWRSDGSSSGTRLVRDIWPGPKGSLPTSLVVMDGVLYFAAEDGWRGRELWRSDGSALGTWMVWDIEWGSRGSDPEQLTAENGWLFFSATTTRHGREAWTSDGWLWRTRRLTDIAPGTSSSDPRSFVRAGNEVFFLAGDMPMNEALWAVPFRPAWPCAQSGENAQGCQ